In the Bacteroidota bacterium genome, CTCCGCAATCGCGGTAAAGGATTCAAGAGAGGCTGTGATCGATGCCGATCTTATCTGCACAACGACTGCCTCGGCGACTCCCGTCGTGCTGGGGGAATGGATAAAGAAGGGGGCCCACATCAATGCCGTCGGAGCGTGCATCCCTTCGGCAAGGGAGTTCGATACCTCGGCGGTTCTCAACTCAAAACTGTATACGGACAGGTACGAATCGCTCTTCAGAGAAGCGGGTGATTTCGTAATTCCCAGGAAAGAGGGAGCCCTTACTGACGATCATGTGAAGGGAGAATTGGGAGAGGTTCTGGTGGGTTCGAAGAAAGGGAGGGAGACCGAAAGCGAGATCACGTTTTTTAAGTCGCTCGGCATAGCGATCGAGGATATTTATGCGGCCGAGCATGTTTATCGAGCCGCTACTCAGGGAAAGGCATCGGAATGACGCCGATTGCCCCACTACCGGTTCCCATTCCGCTCGATGATATCAAAGCTGCCAGGGAGCGGATTCGCGGCAGAGTGAACCGCACCCCTCTGATACGATTCTATCATGAGGACTTTCCCGGCGAACTATACCTCAAGCTCGAGAATCTTCAACCGATCGGGTCTTTTAAGCTGCGAGGCGCCAGCAACGCCATGGCCCTCGCGCCCAGGGCTACGCTCGCCGAAGGTGTCTATACCCCGAGCGCTGGAAACATGGCACAGGGTGTGGGGTGGAACGCCAGGGCGATGAACATCCCCTGCACAGTGATTGTGCCCGATCACGCCCCGCAGGCCAAGCTGGACGCGATCACCAGATTAGGGGCGAAGTACATCAAGATACCCTTCGAGAAGTGGTGGCAGGTCCTGGTCACGCGGGAGTTCGAAGGAATGAAAGGCTTCTTTGTCCACCCGGTGAGCGATCTGGCGGTCATTGCGGGGAACGGAACGGTGGGTTTGGAGATCGTCGAAGACCTTCCGGATGTCGATGGGGTGGTTGTGCCGTATGGCGGGGGTGGATTGATCTCCGGAATAGCTTCGGCGATACGCGCCTTGCGTCCGGGAACAAAAATCTACGCTTCCGAAACATCCACTGCGGCTCCCCTCTTCAAGTCTCTCGAGGCGGGAAGTCCGCAAAAGGTGGAATATGTCCCGAGCTTTATCGACGGCATCGGAAGTGCGGGATTACTTGAAGAAATGTGGCCCCTTGTCAGCTCGCTGGTAACCGGATCGATCGTAGTGAGTCCCTCGGACATTGGACGGGCGATCAAGTTGCTCATTCAACGGAGCCGCGTGATCGCGGAGGGAGCAGGAGGCTCTTCGCTTGCGGCCGCTCTGACTGGAAAAGCAGGGCATGGAAAGATTGTGTGTGTCATTTCCGGCGGGAACATTGATCTCGATAAGGTGGCGAAGATAATGAGGGATGAGGTGCCTTAAGTTTGTACGATGTTCTGGCGATCTTCTACTCGGTGTTGTTTTATTTTGTCATCCTGAGCGAAGCGAAGGATCTCGTAGATCGGAATGACGAGATCCTTCGGTCGCTACGCTCCCTCAGGATGACATGTTCGGGCGATTGAGACACTACCCAATTTTCTTGCTTCTGACGGAAATTGTGTTTAACTTCGTGCGCGAAACCGCTGCCTGTAAATGCGGGAGGTTCTGCCAAATTACCCCCATAATCAGTTGACTCATCTAGTCTAAACAACCGCTTTAAGCGCTCAGGCTTTGTTTCTTGGGATGT is a window encoding:
- a CDS encoding pyridoxal-phosphate dependent enzyme; its protein translation is MNRTPLIRFYHEDFPGELYLKLENLQPIGSFKLRGASNAMALAPRATLAEGVYTPSAGNMAQGVGWNARAMNIPCTVIVPDHAPQAKLDAITRLGAKYIKIPFEKWWQVLVTREFEGMKGFFVHPVSDLAVIAGNGTVGLEIVEDLPDVDGVVVPYGGGGLISGIASAIRALRPGTKIYASETSTAAPLFKSLEAGSPQKVEYVPSFIDGIGSAGLLEEMWPLVSSLVTGSIVVSPSDIGRAIKLLIQRSRVIAEGAGGSSLAAALTGKAGHGKIVCVISGGNIDLDKVAKIMRDEVP